A section of the Pseudovibrio sp. M1P-2-3 genome encodes:
- a CDS encoding glutathione S-transferase family protein — MITLHHLENSQSIRILWLLEELGAEYDLKKYKRDETTSLAPQEYKHLHSVGTAPIITEGDLVLPETNAIVDYILDKYPNKTLRPEAGTENRALYLYWFHACQGSLTPLLLDTLIFNRMETKPPFFMRPIIKAVTSKVRALFLEPRLNGMLAHIEDQLGRTKWIAGNELTAADIVLAYSLEVAHVRLGLTDKYPNIKGYISQVNERPAYKTALEKGGEFNPLRG, encoded by the coding sequence TTGATTACCTTACATCACCTTGAAAACTCACAGAGCATTCGCATTTTGTGGCTACTGGAAGAGCTGGGCGCTGAGTATGATCTGAAGAAATACAAGCGCGACGAGACAACATCTCTAGCCCCGCAGGAGTATAAACACCTCCACTCTGTAGGAACCGCTCCCATCATCACTGAAGGGGATCTGGTCCTTCCCGAAACCAACGCCATTGTTGATTACATTCTGGACAAATACCCCAATAAAACACTCAGGCCAGAAGCTGGGACCGAAAACAGGGCGCTTTATCTCTACTGGTTCCACGCCTGTCAGGGCAGCCTCACCCCTCTCCTGCTGGACACGCTCATTTTCAATCGCATGGAAACCAAACCGCCGTTTTTCATGCGCCCAATCATCAAAGCGGTTACCTCCAAGGTCAGAGCCCTTTTTCTGGAACCACGCCTGAACGGTATGCTCGCCCACATTGAAGACCAGCTTGGCCGTACCAAGTGGATCGCGGGCAACGAACTGACTGCGGCAGACATCGTCCTTGCCTATTCTCTGGAAGTCGCCCACGTACGCCTTGGCCTTACAGACAAGTACCCCAATATCAAAGGGTATATCAGCCAAGTGAACGAACGCCCCGCCTACAAAACAGCCTTGGAAAAGGGGGGGGAATTCAACCCGCTCAGAGGGTGA
- a CDS encoding outer membrane protein, translated as MKKFALAVAALSLCSASSAFAQETLGQKQEPLSLKDGWYVEALSGVSLGEMTLESNSSDFNADETSFIGRVAVGKSISENLRVGLEGSYSPAYSESYNSNGVSVDEEMDVWSILAVAYYDFQNKTRFTPFVGGGVGIGIIDTKFTASNGSAKASLSDTTTHAALKLAAGVSFDLHENVKVVADYSLNYLHDAEAFDSVDITGIQNTFNLGLRYTF; from the coding sequence ATGAAAAAGTTTGCACTCGCTGTTGCCGCGCTCTCACTATGCTCTGCCTCCTCTGCTTTTGCGCAGGAAACTCTTGGCCAAAAACAGGAACCACTTAGTCTAAAAGACGGCTGGTATGTTGAAGCCCTTTCGGGTGTGAGCTTAGGTGAAATGACTTTAGAGTCTAATAGTTCAGATTTTAATGCCGATGAAACCAGCTTCATTGGTCGTGTCGCAGTCGGTAAGTCCATCAGTGAAAATCTGCGTGTAGGCTTAGAAGGATCCTATTCTCCTGCCTACTCGGAATCTTACAATAGCAATGGGGTTTCCGTAGATGAAGAGATGGATGTTTGGTCTATTTTGGCAGTTGCTTATTATGACTTTCAAAACAAGACACGCTTCACACCATTTGTAGGTGGTGGTGTTGGTATTGGTATCATTGATACAAAGTTCACTGCTAGCAATGGGAGTGCTAAAGCGTCACTTTCTGATACAACGACACATGCTGCTTTGAAACTTGCTGCTGGTGTATCTTTTGATCTTCATGAGAATGTGAAGGTTGTTGCTGATTACAGCTTGAACTACCTCCATGATGCCGAAGCTTTCGATTCAGTTGACATAACAGGCATTCAGAATACCTTCAATCTAGGTCTTCGTTACACATTTTAA
- the thiE gene encoding thiamine phosphate synthase, which yields MKPPFNLSLYLVLGPQDCNGIDPVDIALAAANNGTTMVQLRDKSGRSGEQVALGKRLKAALSPLKVPLIINDRVDIALEIGADGAHVGQSDLQAARARELLGPDFILGVSASTRKEFEAIDPKITDYIGLGACFPTGSKDDAEYLDQDLFRTLTHNSKLPVVGIGGINLANAGEVIKNGADGVAVISAICGTSDPAEASRELAQTIKETRGV from the coding sequence ATGAAGCCTCCGTTTAACCTCTCCCTCTATCTGGTTCTGGGTCCGCAGGACTGCAACGGCATTGATCCCGTAGACATTGCACTGGCAGCTGCCAACAACGGCACGACAATGGTGCAGCTGCGGGATAAGAGTGGAAGGAGCGGGGAGCAAGTCGCACTTGGAAAGCGCTTGAAAGCGGCGCTCTCACCCCTCAAAGTTCCCTTGATTATCAACGACCGCGTCGACATTGCCTTGGAAATCGGCGCAGATGGCGCTCATGTGGGGCAAAGCGATTTGCAAGCGGCCCGAGCGCGTGAGCTTCTGGGGCCGGATTTCATCCTCGGCGTCTCCGCCTCCACTAGGAAGGAATTCGAGGCAATCGACCCGAAAATCACCGACTACATCGGCCTTGGCGCATGTTTTCCAACGGGCAGCAAAGACGACGCGGAATATCTGGATCAGGACTTGTTCCGCACTCTGACCCATAACAGCAAACTCCCCGTAGTCGGCATTGGCGGCATCAATCTGGCAAATGCGGGAGAGGTGATTAAAAACGGCGCTGATGGTGTGGCTGTCATCTCAGCCATTTGCGGGACAAGTGACCCGGCTGAGGCCAGCAGAGAGCTGGCGCAGACTATCAAGGAAACAAGAGGCGTATAG
- a CDS encoding GlxA family transcriptional regulator, with amino-acid sequence MNSTRPVYRIGIAAYPLAQKAAVYGLQDLFETASRFEAEHTSSHPQLLCDIIEDFNALKPEQYTYTTIILPPSLDGGSSAEIDGKLLSWITQQHEKGTLMCSVCAGAFPLAASGLLDNRRATTHWALTQSFKDRFPNVKLDPDRLIIDDGDIITAGGVMAWTDLGLKLIARFLGPAIMLETARYFLIDPGEREQSYYNLFSPNLSHGDTAILKAQHWLQAQYSGPLTVPEMASTAGLEERTFVRRFLTATGLNPSKYLQNLRIAKARELLELSPSSIEHIAMQVGYFDISAFRKLFHKIVGLTPRDYRNRFSQDQVKDK; translated from the coding sequence ATGAACTCAACTAGGCCCGTCTACCGCATTGGGATTGCCGCCTACCCCCTCGCTCAAAAGGCCGCAGTCTACGGATTGCAGGATCTGTTTGAGACAGCCAGCCGGTTCGAAGCAGAGCACACCTCGTCTCATCCACAACTGCTGTGCGACATTATCGAAGACTTCAATGCCCTTAAGCCTGAACAATACACCTACACCACAATCATTCTTCCCCCCTCACTTGACGGGGGCTCATCAGCAGAAATAGACGGGAAACTGCTAAGCTGGATTACACAACAACACGAGAAAGGAACGCTGATGTGTTCCGTATGTGCGGGTGCATTTCCATTGGCAGCCAGCGGTCTTTTAGATAACCGGCGCGCAACAACCCACTGGGCGTTGACGCAATCCTTCAAAGACCGCTTCCCCAATGTAAAACTGGATCCGGATCGCCTGATCATTGATGACGGGGACATAATTACCGCAGGAGGTGTCATGGCATGGACAGACTTGGGCTTGAAACTCATCGCGCGGTTTTTAGGACCAGCAATCATGCTAGAAACAGCCCGCTATTTTCTGATTGACCCGGGCGAGCGCGAACAAAGCTATTATAACCTGTTCTCTCCAAACCTGTCCCACGGCGACACGGCCATCCTAAAAGCCCAGCACTGGCTGCAAGCGCAGTACTCGGGTCCGCTCACCGTGCCCGAAATGGCCAGCACCGCAGGGCTGGAAGAGAGGACATTCGTGCGCCGCTTCCTAACTGCAACAGGCTTGAACCCCTCAAAGTACCTTCAAAACCTGCGCATTGCCAAAGCTCGTGAACTTTTGGAGCTCAGCCCGTCCAGCATCGAGCACATTGCAATGCAAGTGGGATATTTTGATATCTCGGCATTCAGAAAGCTCTTTCACAAAATCGTCGGCCTGACACCGCGCGATTATCGAAATAGGTTTTCTCAAGATCAAGTGAAAGACAAATAA
- a CDS encoding cysteine hydrolase family protein, with protein sequence MSKRALIVIDVQNDYFPGGKWELHNIEASAANAVRVLENARANGETVIHVRHESVEDNAPFFAPGSFGAEFHSTAKPQAGELEVLKHHVNSFKETNLKQLLDERGITDVTIVGDMSHMCIDAATRAAADYGYVVTVVEDACSSRDLEFNGEIIPAANTHKAYMSALGFAYATITTTSEYVAANG encoded by the coding sequence ATGTCTAAACGTGCTCTTATTGTAATTGATGTGCAGAACGATTATTTCCCAGGTGGTAAATGGGAACTGCATAACATTGAAGCGTCTGCAGCAAACGCTGTGCGTGTTCTGGAAAACGCCCGTGCAAACGGCGAGACTGTCATCCACGTTCGCCACGAGTCCGTGGAGGATAATGCCCCATTCTTTGCTCCGGGCTCCTTTGGCGCTGAATTCCACTCAACTGCAAAGCCTCAGGCAGGTGAGCTGGAAGTACTGAAGCACCATGTGAACTCCTTTAAGGAAACAAACCTCAAGCAGTTACTTGATGAGCGTGGCATCACGGATGTGACCATTGTTGGCGACATGAGCCACATGTGCATTGACGCTGCAACGCGTGCTGCAGCTGACTATGGATACGTTGTTACGGTTGTTGAGGATGCTTGTTCTTCTCGTGATCTGGAGTTCAACGGCGAAATTATTCCTGCGGCTAACACCCATAAGGCCTACATGTCAGCGCTGGGTTTTGCCTACGCAACCATTACAACAACAAGTGAATACGTAGCTGCAAACGGCTAA
- a CDS encoding IS5 family transposase, translating into MGQLGFFDIATRYKDLDASNDPLAKIDTVIPWESFRARLESIWRQRSDGRKSKAGRKPWDAVLMFKAIILCALYNLSDDQAEYQLRDRLSFIRFLGLGLEDRVPDAKTIWMYREQLAQAGAIQALFDDFDSYLKGQGYLAMGGQIIDASIVPVPKQRNLREENATIKSGETPKDWADKTSKLRQKDTDARWTKKRGQNHFGYKNHINIDRRHKLVRRYEVSDAALHDSQTLDALLDENNTSSQVWADSAYRSAEVEQKLADKGLKSQIHRKGKRNKPLNKRQQQGNKTRSSVRVRVEHVFGAQSNDMGGTLVRSIGLIRAKAHIGLKNLSYNMRRLVQLEQNTAYSRATS; encoded by the coding sequence ATGGGGCAGCTTGGATTTTTTGATATTGCCACTCGCTATAAGGATCTCGACGCAAGCAATGATCCGCTGGCAAAGATCGATACAGTCATTCCATGGGAGAGTTTTCGCGCTCGGCTTGAAAGCATCTGGCGTCAGCGCTCAGATGGTCGCAAGTCCAAAGCGGGGCGCAAACCCTGGGATGCGGTCTTAATGTTCAAGGCGATCATCTTGTGTGCCCTGTATAACCTGTCGGATGATCAGGCTGAATATCAGCTGCGTGATCGCTTGTCATTCATCCGCTTTTTAGGGTTGGGACTAGAGGATCGTGTTCCCGACGCCAAAACCATTTGGATGTACCGAGAGCAGCTGGCTCAGGCGGGTGCCATCCAGGCGTTGTTCGATGATTTTGATAGCTACTTGAAAGGGCAAGGGTATCTGGCCATGGGCGGCCAGATTATTGATGCTTCAATCGTTCCAGTCCCAAAGCAGCGCAACCTGCGGGAGGAAAACGCAACGATCAAGTCTGGAGAAACTCCCAAGGACTGGGCCGACAAAACCTCTAAGCTTCGCCAAAAAGATACGGATGCCCGCTGGACGAAAAAGCGAGGCCAAAACCATTTTGGCTACAAGAACCACATAAACATTGATCGTCGACATAAGTTGGTGCGTCGGTACGAGGTGAGCGATGCAGCGCTGCATGATAGCCAAACTCTGGACGCGCTTCTGGATGAGAATAATACCTCTTCGCAAGTGTGGGCTGACAGCGCCTACCGCTCAGCTGAGGTTGAGCAAAAGCTGGCAGACAAAGGCTTGAAAAGCCAGATACACCGCAAAGGCAAGCGCAACAAGCCGCTGAACAAAAGGCAGCAGCAGGGCAATAAAACCCGCTCATCGGTCAGAGTTCGTGTTGAGCATGTCTTTGGCGCACAAAGCAATGACATGGGCGGGACACTGGTTCGATCCATCGGCTTGATCAGGGCCAAAGCCCATATTGGACTGAAAAACCTGAGCTATAACATGCGACGTCTGGTACAGCTTGAGCAAAATACTGCCTATTCTCGCGCTACATCCTAG
- a CDS encoding LysE family translocator gives MGWSEIISFTIITSLLVISPGPNGVLIAKTVPTSGRSAGFANIAGFVSAFYLHGLLAVLGISVILVQSATAFTIVKYIGAAYLCWVGAKALYASFKGAEPAAETTPSKKKMTLSSAYFEGLLTNTLNPKVSMFYLAAFPQFISMGDATITSSILLIFIHSVLNAIWFTSMVLLLSKLSGVARNGNFQRYLKGVTGMVFIGFGAKLATLKP, from the coding sequence ATGGGTTGGTCAGAGATCATCAGTTTCACAATCATTACGTCACTTCTGGTCATCTCCCCCGGCCCGAATGGGGTTCTCATCGCCAAAACAGTGCCCACATCCGGGCGCAGCGCCGGTTTTGCAAACATAGCAGGCTTCGTTTCAGCGTTTTACCTACATGGCCTACTGGCCGTACTGGGCATTTCAGTCATTCTGGTTCAATCCGCAACCGCCTTTACCATTGTGAAATATATTGGTGCCGCCTATTTGTGCTGGGTGGGAGCAAAGGCCCTTTATGCATCTTTCAAAGGCGCTGAACCTGCCGCTGAAACCACACCCTCCAAAAAGAAAATGACTCTTTCCAGCGCTTACTTCGAAGGCTTGCTGACCAACACACTCAACCCCAAAGTCTCCATGTTCTACCTTGCGGCATTCCCCCAGTTCATTTCAATGGGTGATGCGACAATCACCTCCTCAATCCTGCTCATCTTCATTCACTCCGTCTTGAACGCCATCTGGTTCACTTCCATGGTGCTGCTGCTGTCAAAGCTGAGCGGCGTGGCCCGCAATGGTAATTTTCAAAGATATTTGAAGGGCGTAACAGGCATGGTCTTCATCGGCTTTGGCGCAAAACTGGCAACGTTGAAGCCCTGA
- a CDS encoding nucleoside hydrolase — translation MPQKVILDCDPGTDDAIAIMLAALSKEIDLIGITTVNGNAPVEFCSQNALRVLEAIGHSHTPVYEGQARPLIRPDFPVPRVQCGLIGKTKGVYLDIPPATIQKHAQSAVEFLVETYRSTSDPIVLVPTAPLTNIASALTLEPKLKDMIAEIVLMGGSHAICGATPAAEFNIWVDPEAASLVFNAGFPKLTVIPLDATYKAQVSLNDCTRFASLGTPAGLHAAQLIEQRIQTFNQINGPPQGTSSPVHDGLCIAHLIKREVVTLKPCRIDVELKGDHTLGATIMDWRGKVRPNCNVAIDADRTLYRDILEDTFSKGPCQHHFPTAADKSL, via the coding sequence ATGCCCCAGAAAGTTATTCTCGACTGCGATCCAGGCACGGATGACGCCATCGCCATTATGCTGGCAGCGCTCAGCAAAGAGATTGATCTCATTGGTATAACGACAGTTAACGGCAATGCGCCCGTCGAGTTTTGCAGCCAAAATGCCCTGCGGGTTCTGGAGGCAATCGGCCACTCTCATACTCCCGTTTATGAGGGGCAGGCCCGCCCTCTGATCCGGCCAGACTTTCCAGTCCCTCGCGTGCAGTGCGGCCTTATTGGCAAAACCAAAGGTGTCTATTTGGATATTCCCCCAGCAACTATCCAAAAGCACGCACAAAGTGCAGTGGAGTTTCTTGTCGAGACATATAGAAGTACCAGTGACCCGATCGTGCTTGTGCCCACCGCCCCACTCACCAACATTGCCAGCGCTCTCACGCTGGAACCAAAGCTCAAAGACATGATAGCGGAAATTGTCCTTATGGGCGGCTCCCATGCCATTTGCGGGGCCACACCTGCCGCCGAGTTCAACATCTGGGTAGATCCGGAAGCCGCATCCTTGGTGTTTAACGCGGGCTTTCCAAAACTCACGGTTATTCCTCTGGATGCCACCTATAAGGCGCAGGTGTCTTTAAATGACTGCACCCGTTTTGCGTCCCTAGGCACACCCGCAGGCTTGCACGCCGCACAGCTCATAGAACAGAGAATCCAGACCTTTAACCAGATCAACGGCCCCCCTCAAGGAACCTCTTCCCCTGTCCATGACGGGCTGTGCATTGCTCACCTCATAAAACGAGAGGTGGTAACGCTAAAGCCCTGCCGGATAGATGTGGAGCTTAAGGGCGATCACACATTGGGAGCCACAATCATGGACTGGCGGGGTAAAGTACGCCCCAACTGTAACGTGGCTATTGATGCTGATAGAACTCTTTATCGGGACATTTTGGAAGACACTTTTTCCAAGGGGCCGTGCCAACACCACTTCCCCACTGCAGCTGATAAAAGCTTGTGA
- a CDS encoding TetR/AcrR family transcriptional regulator encodes MSKIKKSDRTKSEILDVAWEVIAREGAAVKLQVIATEAGVTRQSVYNHFGTRAGLLIALVRHADETFCIWEGFTAAMSKASALAKLEGCLDAWLAFVPKIHPVAMHLIGSLANDKDAAAAWNDRMSELKKFYHQLVEELKTAGILRADLDKKTAVDLLWSLSSMQSWDLLVHQCGWNHIQANTQIKQVVFSTLLVEK; translated from the coding sequence GTGTCAAAAATTAAAAAATCAGATCGAACCAAATCGGAAATTCTGGATGTTGCGTGGGAGGTAATCGCACGCGAAGGGGCTGCGGTTAAACTGCAGGTCATCGCCACTGAGGCAGGGGTTACCCGTCAGTCGGTTTACAATCACTTCGGTACCCGCGCCGGGCTGCTCATAGCTCTTGTGCGCCATGCCGACGAGACGTTCTGCATCTGGGAAGGCTTCACAGCCGCCATGTCAAAGGCATCAGCACTTGCAAAGCTGGAGGGATGTCTGGATGCATGGCTGGCGTTCGTGCCTAAAATACACCCTGTTGCTATGCACCTCATAGGCTCGCTGGCGAATGACAAAGACGCCGCCGCCGCGTGGAATGACCGTATGAGCGAACTGAAAAAGTTCTACCATCAACTGGTAGAAGAGCTGAAAACAGCTGGTATCCTTCGAGCTGATTTAGATAAAAAAACTGCCGTAGATCTTTTATGGAGCCTCAGCTCCATGCAAAGCTGGGACCTTCTGGTCCACCAATGCGGCTGGAACCACATTCAGGCCAATACTCAAATTAAGCAGGTCGTGTTCTCCACCCTTTTGGTTGAGAAATAA
- a CDS encoding DUF1330 domain-containing protein, whose protein sequence is MSAIASDTQRIETLLQHYGDGTKGDAPTRTQWEKILERGQDAPITLINFFKFYETARYAGDSELTGSGKEAFERYASVSGPALQRAGGKFLLVAPFEHMFAGEEEDWDVIAIGSYPGTTALLDLFEDKAYQGCFFHRTAACAKQKVYIASA, encoded by the coding sequence ATGAGTGCAATAGCCAGTGACACACAGCGCATTGAAACATTGCTGCAACACTATGGAGACGGAACAAAAGGGGATGCACCAACACGGACCCAATGGGAAAAGATTCTTGAACGTGGGCAAGATGCCCCGATCACCCTCATAAACTTTTTCAAGTTTTATGAAACCGCTCGGTACGCTGGGGACAGCGAATTAACCGGCAGCGGGAAGGAAGCCTTCGAACGCTATGCCAGTGTAAGCGGGCCGGCACTGCAAAGGGCAGGGGGCAAGTTTCTGTTAGTCGCGCCATTCGAGCACATGTTTGCTGGAGAGGAGGAGGACTGGGACGTGATTGCCATTGGTTCCTACCCCGGAACGACTGCGCTTCTGGACCTGTTTGAAGACAAAGCTTACCAAGGCTGTTTCTTTCACAGGACCGCGGCTTGTGCAAAACAGAAGGTCTATATCGCCAGCGCGTGA
- a CDS encoding transposase: MGIGRTTVLSPAWVKQALVPTLKAGDIVICDNLNVHKNAEARNAIEAKGAQLRFLPAYSPDFNPIEMLFAKIKALVRSAEAPCFDTLCKAIQEALSQVTQDECTNYRAPLKNSFSRIFARLKNARSFPRAGHSR, translated from the coding sequence ATGGGCATTGGCAGAACAACAGTTTTATCGCCGGCTTGGGTAAAGCAGGCCCTTGTCCCAACTCTCAAAGCGGGAGATATTGTCATCTGCGATAACTTAAATGTTCACAAAAACGCTGAAGCACGAAACGCTATTGAGGCCAAAGGCGCACAACTGCGCTTCCTGCCCGCATACTCTCCAGACTTCAACCCGATTGAAATGCTTTTTGCCAAAATTAAAGCGTTGGTCAGAAGTGCCGAAGCGCCGTGCTTCGACACTCTATGTAAAGCCATTCAAGAGGCGCTGAGCCAAGTCACACAGGATGAATGCACAAACTATAGGGCTCCTCTGAAAAACAGTTTTTCTAGAATTTTTGCACGACTAAAGAACGCCCGCTCTTTTCCAAGGGCCGGCCATTCGCGTTGA
- a CDS encoding transglutaminase-like domain-containing protein — protein sequence MLRKTGIDNNVYLSETRLLDFKCKDIQKLLNERGWKTLNIYERIGAAYDFVRNEVKFGYNASDDIRASHVLSDGYGQCNTKGTLLMALLRGLGIACRLHGFTIHKSLQRGVVPELVYRLAPDNILHSWVEVQFEGEWRNLEGFILDEEFLRSLQNEFAPKSPSLCAYGVGTACLSSPPVEWMGSDTYIQKTGINNDFGVYNSPDDFYAEHMQGFSPLLRIAYAYGIRHWMNARTRAIRHGRIPKIPA from the coding sequence ATGCTTAGGAAAACGGGTATAGATAACAACGTCTATCTGAGTGAAACGAGGCTGCTGGATTTCAAATGCAAAGACATTCAGAAACTGTTGAATGAGCGGGGCTGGAAAACACTTAACATCTATGAGCGGATCGGGGCGGCCTATGACTTTGTGCGTAATGAGGTCAAGTTCGGTTACAACGCTTCCGACGATATTCGCGCAAGCCATGTGTTGAGCGATGGCTACGGGCAGTGCAACACCAAAGGCACTTTGCTTATGGCTTTGCTGCGCGGGCTGGGTATTGCCTGCCGCCTGCACGGGTTTACCATTCACAAATCCTTGCAACGGGGTGTGGTGCCGGAACTGGTTTACCGTCTGGCTCCAGACAATATTCTGCATTCGTGGGTGGAAGTTCAGTTCGAGGGGGAATGGCGCAATCTGGAGGGCTTTATTCTGGATGAGGAGTTCCTGAGGTCCTTGCAAAATGAGTTTGCCCCAAAAAGCCCGAGCCTTTGCGCCTATGGTGTAGGTACAGCCTGCCTCAGCTCACCGCCTGTTGAGTGGATGGGCAGCGATACCTACATTCAAAAGACCGGAATTAACAATGACTTCGGTGTTTATAACAGCCCTGATGATTTTTACGCCGAGCATATGCAAGGCTTTTCACCCCTTCTGCGCATAGCCTACGCCTATGGCATCCGCCATTGGATGAACGCCCGCACACGGGCCATCCGGCACGGGCGTATTCCGAAGATTCCTGCTTAA
- a CDS encoding IS630 transposase-related protein produces the protein MGKPYSRDLRKRFIILLDTGMSASAAGRRLMVARSTATRWAWIWRRENRCEALPMGGDRRSASLERYASFIVSCVRSQPDIFLHELVNILAAKGVSASQSALSNLLSRHGLTRKKTLIAKERTREDITKAREEWQGAMKPLDLGSLVFIDESGFDTKMTRLQGRSTRGQPCFGSVPYGHWQNNSFIAGLGKAGPCPNSQSGRYCHLR, from the coding sequence ATGGGAAAGCCATATTCACGAGACTTGCGGAAACGATTTATTATTCTTCTGGATACGGGGATGTCAGCAAGTGCAGCGGGACGCAGGCTAATGGTTGCTCGCTCTACAGCTACACGTTGGGCATGGATCTGGCGCAGGGAGAACCGCTGTGAAGCCCTGCCAATGGGTGGGGACCGCCGCTCCGCCTCCCTTGAAAGGTATGCATCCTTCATTGTCTCGTGTGTTCGCTCCCAACCGGATATCTTTTTACATGAGCTCGTGAATATCTTAGCGGCCAAAGGGGTTTCAGCCTCACAAAGTGCCCTGAGCAACTTGCTGTCCCGGCACGGCTTAACGCGAAAAAAGACACTTATTGCCAAAGAGCGAACTCGTGAAGATATCACGAAGGCCCGCGAAGAGTGGCAGGGTGCAATGAAACCTCTTGACTTGGGATCGCTGGTTTTCATTGATGAAAGCGGCTTTGATACAAAAATGACCCGCTTGCAGGGACGGTCGACACGCGGGCAACCCTGTTTCGGATCCGTGCCCTATGGGCATTGGCAGAACAACAGTTTTATCGCCGGCTTGGGTAAAGCAGGCCCTTGTCCCAACTCTCAAAGCGGGAGATATTGTCATCTGCGATAA
- the thiM gene encoding hydroxyethylthiazole kinase, whose translation MNPAQSACTTLKTLREQSPLVHNMTNIVVANTTANALLALGASPAMVDGPEEAPELASVAGALVVNVGTVTPAQAQAMKLAVKAAQQAGTPWVLDPVAVGALSFRTKLAVELLESKPTVIRGNASEIMALAGQGGGGKGVDSTDSSEAAFDSAKELSQRTGAVVVVSGAVDYITDGSRVALVENGDAMMPYVTGLGCTATALTGATLAVNDDPFLAATHAMLFLGITGELAAKDTKGPGSLQLDIINGLYQLSDEQIKTTARVKINEASV comes from the coding sequence ATGAACCCTGCTCAAAGTGCCTGCACCACATTGAAAACTCTTCGCGAGCAAAGCCCGCTTGTTCATAACATGACCAACATTGTGGTGGCCAACACCACAGCGAACGCGCTTCTAGCACTGGGCGCATCCCCTGCCATGGTAGATGGCCCTGAAGAAGCGCCGGAACTGGCAAGTGTGGCGGGTGCACTGGTTGTAAATGTGGGTACAGTAACACCGGCACAGGCCCAGGCGATGAAACTTGCGGTAAAGGCCGCCCAACAGGCAGGTACACCGTGGGTTCTGGACCCTGTGGCCGTGGGCGCCCTTTCCTTCCGTACAAAGCTTGCAGTAGAACTTTTGGAAAGCAAGCCCACCGTCATTCGCGGTAATGCCTCCGAAATCATGGCGCTGGCCGGACAAGGCGGCGGCGGCAAAGGCGTTGACAGCACCGACAGCTCGGAAGCCGCTTTTGACAGCGCCAAGGAGCTGTCCCAGCGTACAGGCGCGGTTGTGGTTGTCTCTGGTGCGGTGGATTACATCACCGATGGTTCCCGTGTGGCCTTGGTGGAAAATGGCGATGCCATGATGCCTTATGTCACTGGCCTCGGCTGCACAGCCACCGCCCTCACTGGCGCGACCCTTGCGGTGAATGATGATCCGTTTCTTGCCGCCACCCACGCCATGCTATTCCTCGGCATCACCGGAGAGTTGGCGGCCAAAGACACCAAAGGCCCCGGTAGCCTGCAACTGGATATTATCAACGGCCTCTATCAACTTAGTGACGAGCAAATCAAAACAACTGCCCGCGTGAAGATCAATGAAGCCTCCGTTTAA